The Calditrichota bacterium genome includes a region encoding these proteins:
- a CDS encoding flavin reductase family protein produces MTEKRVTTTLEHFLYFYPKNVTLVGVRHGERTNFMAAAWNTALSFNPPLFAVAITKKRFTHNLIAQAGNFTCNFLPNEKADIVHSCGRVSGAEVDKVARFGLKLEPSHLISSPGLEDAYAILECTLESIATFGDHDLIVGKVVAVHYQEEFFDENGALRPERVKPTLYLGSDTYVTTDAASIVRRPRKPTL; encoded by the coding sequence ATGACAGAAAAGCGCGTGACCACTACCTTAGAGCACTTTCTGTACTTCTACCCCAAGAATGTAACCTTGGTGGGAGTCCGCCACGGCGAGCGTACGAACTTTATGGCGGCGGCCTGGAACACCGCCCTGTCGTTCAATCCGCCGCTATTCGCCGTGGCAATTACCAAGAAGAGGTTCACGCACAACCTCATCGCCCAGGCGGGCAACTTTACCTGCAACTTCCTCCCTAACGAAAAGGCCGATATTGTGCATTCCTGCGGCCGGGTATCTGGCGCAGAGGTGGACAAGGTGGCGCGTTTCGGTCTCAAGCTGGAGCCCTCCCACCTCATCTCGTCCCCGGGCCTGGAGGATGCCTACGCCATCTTGGAGTGCACCTTAGAAAGCATTGCTACTTTCGGTGACCATGACCTCATCGTGGGGAAGGTAGTTGCGGTCCACTACCAGGAAGAGTTCTTTGACGAAAACGGGGCTCTGCGGCCCGAGCGGGTGAAGCCCACCCTTTATCTGGGCTCCGACACCTATGTGACCACCGACGCGGCCTCCATAGTGCGGCGGCCACGTAAGCCGACGCTGTAG
- a CDS encoding RNA 3'-terminal phosphate cyclase: protein MVVLDGSMGEGGGQVLRSALTLSLLTGKSFQIQNIRARRPKPGLMAQHLKAIEAAASVGQAQVQGAALGSTTLRFAPGVVTPGTYRFDIGTAGSTSLVAQTVAVPLSRCAAASALTITGGTHVPWSPCFHFLQLHWLPLLAQAGFRISMELERAGFYPEGGGVIRMTVEPAGPLRPLVRTERGELRKVTGLSAVARLDMSIAERQRRQALRRLAAMGVEAEIELLSLPARSPGTFLFLLADFAHSQCCYYALGERGKPAERVADEAVDQLQRFLATDAAVDEYVADQLVIPLLLADGSSELRVARLTRHLLTNIEVVRSFLPVVIEVAGQEGEPGSVRIHGPALR from the coding sequence ATGGTTGTGCTCGACGGGTCCATGGGTGAGGGAGGGGGTCAGGTCCTGCGCAGCGCTCTGACGCTCTCCCTACTGACCGGCAAGAGCTTCCAGATCCAAAACATTCGGGCTCGGCGCCCAAAGCCGGGTCTCATGGCGCAACATCTCAAAGCCATCGAAGCAGCAGCGTCCGTTGGCCAGGCACAGGTGCAGGGCGCAGCCTTAGGCTCTACTACCTTGCGCTTTGCACCGGGTGTCGTAACCCCGGGCACCTACCGCTTCGACATTGGCACGGCCGGGTCCACCTCCCTGGTGGCCCAGACCGTGGCCGTGCCCTTGTCCCGTTGTGCGGCAGCCTCGGCGCTCACCATCACCGGCGGCACGCACGTGCCATGGAGCCCTTGTTTCCACTTCCTGCAGTTGCACTGGCTTCCCCTCCTGGCCCAGGCGGGCTTCCGCATCTCCATGGAGCTGGAGCGCGCCGGGTTCTATCCCGAGGGCGGCGGAGTTATCCGCATGACCGTGGAACCGGCAGGGCCGCTGAGGCCTCTGGTGCGCACAGAGCGAGGAGAACTTCGCAAGGTCACCGGGCTCTCCGCAGTGGCCAGGCTGGATATGAGCATCGCTGAGCGACAGCGGCGTCAGGCTCTGCGCCGCCTGGCAGCTATGGGCGTCGAGGCGGAGATCGAGCTGCTTTCCCTCCCTGCTCGCTCTCCGGGCACTTTCTTGTTCCTGCTGGCAGACTTTGCCCACTCGCAGTGCTGCTACTACGCCTTGGGCGAACGTGGCAAGCCTGCCGAGCGGGTAGCAGACGAGGCAGTGGACCAGCTGCAGCGCTTCTTGGCCACTGATGCCGCGGTGGATGAGTATGTCGCCGACCAGCTGGTCATCCCCCTGCTTCTGGCGGATGGGTCTTCCGAGCTGCGCGTGGCTCGGCTTACGCGCCATCTTCTCACCAACATTGAGGTGGTGCGCTCGTTCTTGCCGGTGGTCATTGAGGTGGCCGGGCAAGAAGGGGAGCCAGGAAGCGTACGCATCCACGGGCCGGCCCTGAGGTAG
- a CDS encoding phosphoesterase PA-phosphatase — MTVERIAQVISNVTVPTVLSAVAFLALSIHDETSLLRGLVTTAICWVTGSILPAAYVLKLEREKRVSDKHVPIREQRTRPYLIAVLCYTVGLALLLVIGAPFSVWGLMWCYATNTLLITLINLRWKMSAHAMGAAGALAGLTYGFGAAMLPAYVLLPVVCWARLRLRAHTLAQVVAGACGGLLLTFGQLWLLSELLR; from the coding sequence ATGACAGTGGAACGGATCGCGCAGGTGATTTCCAACGTGACGGTGCCCACCGTGCTCTCGGCGGTGGCCTTTCTTGCTTTGTCCATCCACGACGAAACCTCCTTGCTGCGGGGGCTGGTGACCACCGCCATCTGTTGGGTCACCGGCTCGATTTTGCCCGCAGCGTATGTGCTCAAATTGGAGCGGGAAAAGCGAGTGAGCGACAAACACGTGCCCATCCGTGAGCAGCGCACCCGGCCTTATCTGATCGCCGTGCTCTGTTACACCGTTGGTCTGGCGCTCCTCCTTGTCATCGGGGCGCCGTTCTCTGTCTGGGGTCTGATGTGGTGCTACGCCACAAATACGCTGCTCATCACGCTGATAAATCTCCGCTGGAAGATGAGCGCCCACGCCATGGGTGCGGCAGGGGCGCTGGCGGGCCTCACCTATGGCTTTGGGGCGGCGATGCTCCCCGCCTACGTTCTGCTGCCGGTAGTCTGCTGGGCGCGGCTGCGGTTGCGGGCACACACGCTGGCCCAAGTGGTGGCCGGCGCCTGTGGGGGCCTGCTCCTCACGTTCGGGCAACTGTGGCTTCTCAGTGAGCTTCTCCGTTAG